One window of the Alphaproteobacteria bacterium genome contains the following:
- a CDS encoding IclR family transcriptional regulator C-terminal domain-containing protein — protein sequence MAYAAENEITSLYAENTLRRHTANSMTMVSQLLTELRRIRAQGHGAEEGEWRPGVEGFAVPIFNPEGHVNLAIWALASPGSELMRDADRSVRLAARAAHDIIVYATGKHPLVWPRDKPRIHPEKKDFDDC from the coding sequence ATGGCATATGCAGCGGAGAACGAGATCACCTCACTCTATGCCGAGAACACGCTTCGGCGGCACACAGCCAATTCGATGACAATGGTCAGTCAGTTGCTGACCGAACTGCGTCGGATTCGTGCGCAAGGCCATGGCGCGGAAGAGGGTGAGTGGCGCCCCGGTGTGGAAGGCTTCGCGGTTCCCATCTTCAATCCCGAAGGGCACGTCAACCTGGCGATCTGGGCGTTGGCGTCTCCGGGAAGCGAGTTGATGCGGGACGCGGACCGATCTGTGCGTCTCGCGGCGCGCGCTGCCCACGACATCATTGTCTACGCGACCGGAAAACATCCCCTCGTCTGGCCCAGAGACAAGCCCCGAATACACCCCGAAAAGAAGGATTTTGACGATTGCTGA
- a CDS encoding SMP-30/gluconolactonase/LRE family protein → MLTEWFNVIDPAFRALVIPNVHVEQLYTGCRWAEGPAYFPAGRYLIWSDIPNDRMLRWDENDGHVSIFRSPARNSNGNTVDTQGRLVTCEHRARAITRTEFDGTRTVLVDSYRGARLNSPNDIVVRSDSTIWFTDPSYGIDSEYEGDAAPRETDGRYVYRFDPASGDLDVVTDAFKQPNGLAFSPDESELYISDTGVTHVENGPHHIRKFTVSDDGQSLAGGAVFATCEPGFFDGFRVDVHGNIWTSAGDGVHAYAPDGNLLGKILIPEVVANVCFGGPKRNRLFITATTSVYAVYLNTQGASRPEAGGAP, encoded by the coding sequence TTGCTGACGGAATGGTTCAACGTGATTGATCCTGCGTTTCGCGCGCTGGTGATTCCCAATGTTCATGTCGAACAACTCTATACGGGCTGCCGCTGGGCCGAAGGGCCGGCATATTTCCCCGCCGGTCGCTATCTGATCTGGTCGGACATCCCAAACGACAGGATGCTGCGATGGGACGAGAATGACGGACATGTCTCGATATTCCGCTCGCCCGCGCGGAACAGCAACGGAAACACCGTCGATACCCAGGGCCGACTGGTTACCTGTGAACACCGTGCGCGGGCGATCACGCGCACCGAATTCGACGGCACCCGAACGGTGTTGGTAGACTCCTACCGGGGCGCTCGTCTTAATTCGCCGAACGATATCGTCGTCCGCTCGGACAGCACGATCTGGTTCACCGATCCCTCCTACGGCATCGACAGCGAGTATGAGGGTGATGCTGCGCCGCGCGAGACGGACGGACGATATGTCTACCGCTTCGATCCGGCCTCGGGCGATCTCGATGTCGTGACAGACGCTTTCAAACAACCCAACGGGTTGGCGTTCAGCCCCGACGAATCCGAACTTTACATCTCCGACACGGGGGTCACCCATGTCGAAAACGGACCACACCATATCCGGAAGTTCACGGTGTCCGATGACGGGCAGTCGCTGGCCGGCGGCGCTGTCTTCGCCACCTGCGAGCCGGGATTCTTCGACGGCTTTCGGGTCGACGTGCACGGCAATATCTGGACCAGTGCCGGTGACGGCGTCCACGCCTACGCGCCGGATGGCAATCTTCTGGGGAAAATTCTGATTCCCGAGGTCGTTGCGAATGTGTGCTTCGGCGGCCCCAAACGCAATCGGCTCTTTATTACAGCCACAACTTCGGTCTACGCCGTCTACCTGAACACCCAGGGCGCGTCGCGACCCGAAGCAGGCGGAGCGCCCTAA
- a CDS encoding GntR family transcriptional regulator, giving the protein MNDMNIRKIKRSSLAEEAMRELRRLVLLGELAPGSAVRERDMAEQLGISRTPLREAIQQLAVEGLIEYSATRRPFVADPTIDEIRDGMTVMASLEALGGEQACENAGDAEIHRLGALHERMLKTSERGEPLEFFETDMAFHRTIIEAAHNSVLTDIHAQVNARLWRVRFLSSRMNKRRDRTLAQHSEIYESIQARNPKRAAKAMRGHLETGIRNIQELLEEDSRP; this is encoded by the coding sequence ATGAATGACATGAACATACGAAAGATAAAGCGGTCGAGCCTCGCGGAGGAAGCCATGCGCGAGCTCCGCCGGCTTGTCCTGCTGGGCGAGCTGGCGCCGGGCAGTGCAGTGCGCGAGCGGGATATGGCCGAACAGCTCGGGATCAGCCGCACTCCTCTTCGTGAAGCGATTCAGCAACTGGCCGTCGAGGGGTTGATCGAGTATTCGGCCACCCGAAGGCCCTTCGTCGCGGACCCCACCATCGACGAGATCCGCGATGGCATGACGGTGATGGCATCACTCGAGGCGCTGGGCGGCGAACAGGCGTGTGAGAACGCAGGCGATGCGGAGATTCACCGGCTCGGCGCCTTGCACGAACGCATGCTGAAGACCTCGGAGCGCGGCGAACCGCTGGAATTCTTCGAGACCGACATGGCGTTTCACCGCACCATCATCGAAGCGGCGCACAACAGCGTGCTCACCGACATTCACGCACAGGTCAACGCACGGCTTTGGCGTGTCCGTTTCCTGTCCTCGCGGATGAACAAACGTCGCGACCGGACTCTCGCTCAACATAGCGAGATCTACGAGAGCATCCAGGCGCGCAATCCCAAACGGGCCGCGAAGGCCATGCGGGGCCATCTCGAGACCGGTATCCGCAATATCCAGGAATTGCTCGAAGAAGATTCCCGGCCTTAG
- a CDS encoding L-rhamnonate dehydratase, with protein sequence MPVISSVRTKLYEWTGPTVPPKDNFCTSASDALFDAGDSMGSFRFHQWLVCEVEADDGTVGLGNAALAPWLVKPAIDHYFGDIIIGEDPFDHAYIWEKMYRQCLAWGRKGVGMTAISAIDIAIWDLMGKLTGKPVFKLLGGRTKDRIPVYYSKLYSDKIPVMQDEAQRAVDAGHRAMKMRFGFGPRDGREGMIENLKRVEAVREVIGYSRDLMLECYMGWTLDYARRMLPSLEKYEPRWLEEPVIADDLHGYADLNRGPIPISGGEHAFGLMEFRQLLDMKAIGVIQYDTNRVGGITAAQKINALAEAHQIPVIPHAGQMHNYHLTMASLNCPMSEYFPQHDVEIGNELFYYVFEGDPEARDGYLDLSDEVPGLGLTLSDRYLDKFNVVM encoded by the coding sequence GTGCCCGTGATCAGCTCAGTACGGACCAAGCTCTACGAGTGGACAGGACCGACTGTCCCGCCGAAGGATAATTTCTGCACCAGCGCATCGGATGCGCTGTTCGATGCGGGTGACTCGATGGGCAGTTTCCGCTTCCACCAGTGGCTTGTCTGCGAGGTCGAAGCGGACGACGGCACGGTCGGCCTGGGCAACGCCGCGCTGGCGCCATGGCTGGTAAAGCCGGCGATCGACCACTACTTCGGTGACATCATCATCGGCGAAGACCCGTTCGACCATGCCTACATCTGGGAGAAGATGTATCGCCAGTGCCTCGCCTGGGGTCGAAAGGGCGTGGGCATGACGGCCATCAGCGCGATCGACATCGCCATCTGGGACCTGATGGGTAAGCTCACCGGAAAGCCGGTCTTCAAACTTCTTGGCGGCCGGACGAAGGACAGGATTCCCGTCTACTACTCGAAGCTCTACAGCGACAAAATTCCAGTCATGCAGGACGAGGCACAGCGTGCCGTGGACGCCGGCCATCGCGCGATGAAGATGCGATTCGGCTTCGGGCCCCGGGACGGCCGTGAAGGGATGATCGAGAACCTGAAGCGCGTGGAAGCCGTCCGCGAAGTAATCGGATACAGCCGGGACCTGATGCTCGAATGCTATATGGGCTGGACCCTCGACTACGCACGGCGGATGCTGCCGTCCCTCGAAAAGTACGAACCGCGATGGCTCGAGGAACCGGTTATCGCTGACGACCTGCACGGATACGCAGACCTGAACCGCGGCCCGATCCCGATATCCGGCGGCGAACACGCGTTCGGGCTCATGGAGTTCCGGCAGCTGCTCGACATGAAGGCGATCGGCGTCATCCAGTACGACACAAATCGTGTCGGCGGCATCACGGCGGCCCAAAAGATCAACGCGCTCGCGGAGGCCCACCAGATACCGGTCATTCCGCATGCGGGCCAGATGCACAACTATCACCTGACGATGGCCAGCCTCAATTGCCCGATGTCGGAATATTTTCCGCAACACGACGTCGAGATCGGAAACGAGCTCTTTTACTATGTGTTCGAGGGTGACCCCGAGGCACGGGACGGATATCTCGACCTCAGCGATGAGGTGCCGGGGCTGGGGCTGACCTTGTCCGACCGTTATCTCGACAAGTTCAATGTCGTCATGTGA